The window GACGACGTCGAGGTCGTGTCGGCGCGCTCCCGCTACTGGCCGTTCCTCGCGGAAACCGTCGTGAAAGCGCCCGGCATACGCGAGTTCGCCACCTGGAACCTCCTCCTCATCCTCAGGCGGTGTCCACCATGACGACGACCACGGTCCAGGCTCCTCCCCCGGCAGCCGTGCCCACCTCCGCGCCCGCCTCGGGCCCGCCGGAGGGGCCGCGGTCGCGGCGCTGGCTGCTGGGGTTCTGGGCCGTGGTGTTCGTGCTGTTGCTGGCGGTGCAGCCGGGGCGGCAGACGTTCGACACCAAGCTGGGTGTGACGGTCGATCCCGGCCGGTTCCTGTCCGACCTCGGGCAGTTGTGGTCCGACCAGGGCAGCTTCGGCGGGATCCAGAACCAGTACTCGGGCTATCTGTGGCCCATGCTGCCGTTCTACTGGCTGGCCGATGTCGTACGGCTGCCCGTGTGGCTGGCGGAGCGGTTGTGGCTGTCGCTGATCGTGTCGGTCGCCTTCTGGGGCGCCCTGCGGCTGGCCGAGCGGCTTCGGGTGGGGAGCGGGGGGTCCCGGCTGGTGGCGGCCGTCGCGTATGCGCTGTGGCCCGTCTTCACCATCGTGGTCGGGTCCACGTCGGCGGCCGCGTTGCCGGGTGCCTTCCTGCCGTGGGTGTTGCTGCCGCTGACCAATGAGCGGTATGCCGCGCGGGTCGCCGCCCTGCGGTCGGCGTTGATCATCCCCTTCATGGGCGGCGTCAACGCCGCGTCCACCCTGGCCTCGCTGCTCCCCGTCGGGCTGTATCTGCTCTCCCGCCCGCCCGGGCCACGGCAGCGGAAGCTGATCGCCTGGTGGGTGCCGGGGGTCGTCCTGGCGACCGCCTGGTGGGTGATCCCGCTCCTGCTGCTCGGCACGTACGGCGAGAACTTCCTTCCCTACGTGGAGAGTTCGCAGACCACCACCGAGACCATGTCGGCGACGGAAGCGCTGCGCGGGGCCGGGAACTGGGTCGCCTATCTGCACTTCGGGGAGGCCTGGCTGCCGGCCGGGTGGACCGTGGCCTCGTCCGTCGTCGTGATCGTCTGTTCGGCGCTCGCGGCCGGACTGGGGCTCGCCGGGCTGGCCCGGCGGGACATGCCGGAGCGGCGATGGCTGGTGCTGACCGTCGTGACGGTCGCGCTGATCCTGCTCGCCGGGTACGGCGGGGCGTTCGGGGCGCCCTTCCACGGGGTCGTGCAGGACTGGCTGGACGGGGGCCTCGTCCCCTTCCGGAACATCTACAAGTTCCAGACGGGGCTCGCCCTGGCGCTGGTGCTGGGGCTCGCCCATCTGGCGGGCGTGGCCGCCGAGGCGCGCGGGGCGCGGCCGGTGCGGGGGCGGCGGTTCGCGCCGCTCATCGCCGCCGTCCTGGTGCTGCCGGGTCTGATGTGGCCGTATCTCAACGGCTCGATCCTCAACCCCGGTTCCTTCAAGGAGATCCCCAAGTACTGGCAGGCCACCGCCGACTGGATGGAGAAGTACTCCCCCGACGCCCGCGCCCTCGTCGTCCCGGCCACCGCGCACGGCATCTACACCTGGGGCTCCACCATCGACCAGCCCCTGGACGTCGTCGCCGGCTCGCGCTGGGCACAGCGCGATTACGTCCCCTTCGGCACCCCCGGCAACCGGCGCGCCATGGACGCCGTCGAGCAGGCGCTGACGAGCGGCGGCGAAGTTCCGGGACTGGCCGACTACTTGAGCCGGGCGGGTGTCTACTACGTCGTCGTCCGCAACGACCTCGATCCCGATCAGATCGGGCAGGTGCCGACCACGACGGTGAAGCGGACCCTGGAACAGTCCGGGTACGAGCGGGTCACCGGCCTCGGACCGATCATGACCGGAGGGACGATCGCCCCGGGCACCCCGCTCCAGGTGGAGGGGCTGTATCCACGCCAGCGGGCGGTGGAGATCTACAAGCCGGTGAGCGCGGACGTGCCGCGCCCGCACCAGGCCGGGCTCCAGCCGGTCTCCGACACGGCCGTGGTGTCCGGCGGTCCGGAGGCGCTGCTGCCGCTGGCGTCCCGACTGCGCGGCCGGGCCAGTGTGTTGACCGGCGACAACCATCCCGGACTCGGCTCGCCGCAGGTGCAGGTGGTCGGCGACGGGCTGCGGCGCGCGGACACGCGGTTCGGGCTGATCAACGCGGGCACGTCGTACACGTACACGCGCAGTGAGCGCAACGCGCCCGACGCCGCCCAGGACGCGGGCGAGACGCCGCACCAGATCCTGCCGACGACCGGCCTGGACCACCAGACGGTGGCCGAGCTGCGCGGCGCACGGTCGGTGACCGCGTCCTCGTACGGCAGCTGGCTCTTCCATCTTCCGCAGTTCGACCCGGTCAACGCCTTCGACGGCAACCCGGACACGGCCTGGACCGAGGGCTCGGAGGGGTCGCCGGACGGGGAGTGGCTGCGGATCGCCTTCGCGGGCGGGTCGTACGACATGCCGTCGTCGTTCAAGGTGGCGCCGCTGCCGCAGGAGGGTGTGCGGGAGGCGCCGACGCGGGTGCGGGTGGAGACGGAGAAGGGGTCGGTGAGCTCCTTCCTGCGGCCGGACGGCTCGGCGCAGTCGGTCAAGGCGCCTGCGGGCGCGACGAGTTGGATGAAGCTGACGATCACGGACTCCGTCTCCCGGCGGTCCGGTCTGACCGGGGCCGGCTTCTCCGAGATCGCCCTGCCGGACGTACAGGTCACCCGGCTGCTGCGGCTGCCCACCGACGCCGAGGACTCCGGGGCCGCCGCCGAGATCGTCTCCCTGTCCCGCGCGGCCGACCCGACCGGGCTGTCGCCGACGGGCACGGAGGCCGGCCTGCACCGCAGCTTCGCCACGTCCACCGCGGGGACGTACGAGATGCGGGCGAGCGCGGTGCCGGTGGCGGGCGAGGAGTTGGACCGGCTGCTGTACGAGGTGGCGCCGGACCAGCAGAACCGGATCGTCGCGACCGCCGACTCCACGGCACGGCTGGGGACGGGCCTGTCCCCGCGCAACCTCACCGACGGCGACCTGACCACGGCGTGGATCGCGGGCGACCGGCCCACGATCCATCTGCGCTGGCCCGGAAAGCAGGCGGTGGGAGAGATCGTGCTGGCACCGGCGGGCGGCCTCACCACGCGTCCGACCGAGGTGAACATCAGCTCCCCGGACGGTGCGGTGATCGCCGGGGTCGACGAGAACGGCTGGGTCCGCTTCCCCTCCATCACCACCGACCGCCTGGACATCACGATCACGCAGACGGCACCGCTGACCCTCTACAACCCGATGGTGGGCGAGGACCTGCAACTGCCGGCCGGCCTGACGGAGGCCTACATCCCCGCCCTCGACCAGTACCGGACCCCGCAGCCGCGAGACTCCCGGCCGTTCTCGCTGCCGTGCGGCAAGGGGCCGGTGGTGTCGGTGGACGGGGAGCTGTACGAGACGAGTGCGCGGGGGACCGTACGGGATCTGATGGAGCGGCGGCAGATCGATGTGACGCTCTGCCAACGAGGCCGGGACGACGCCGAGTTGTCGCTGTCGGCCGGTGACCATCGGGTCGAGGCCGGGGACGGCGGACCCCTCACGCTCACCGACGTCACGCTGACCCGCGGCACGGTCGCCGAGGCCGCGACGGCGGGGCGTGACCTGGAGATACGGGACTGGCTCGGCGACCGGCGCGCGGTGACGGTCGGGTCGGGGGCGGCGAGCTACCTGACGACGTACGAGAACTTCAACGACGGCTGGCGGGCCACGCTGAACGGCAAGGAACTGTCGCCGGTACGGCTGGACGGCTGGCAGCAGGGCTGGCGGATCCCGGCGGGCGCCGGCGGCACGGTCGAGCTGTCGTACGAGCCGGCGGTGATGTACGAGGGCGGGCTGATCGGCAGTGCGGTGGCGCTGGCGCTGCTGGCCGGGCTGGCGCTGTGGCGCCGCCGGGCGCCGAATCCCGACGAGCCGCAGGTCGCTCCGCCGCTGCCCGGACTGTGGCTGGGCACGGTGGCCGTGACGGTGGTGGGCGTGTTCATCGCCGGGTGGTTCGCACTGCTGGTCCCCGCGCTGGCGGTGGTGGCGTGGCGCAGGCACGCGCTGCTGGTACCGATCGCGGCGACGACCCTCGCCGGGGCGGGGATCGCCGCGGCGGTGGGGGCCGGGGAGCCCGTGGGGATGGAAGAGGGCGCCTTCGGTCCGGCAGCTCAACTGCTGGCGTTGATCGGGCTGTTCGCGGGGGTTGTGGGTGTGCGGGAGCGGGAGGGGGCGGCCGGGGTGCCGGCTGTCGCCGGGGGCGGTGTTCCGGCGGGGGCTGGAGGCGGTGTTCCGGCGGGCGCTGGAGGCGGTGTCCCGGCAGGCGCTGGAGGGGGTCTTCCGGCGGGGGCTGGAGGCAGTGCCCCGGCAGGGGCTGGAGGCAGTGTCCCGACGGGCGCTGGAGGCCGTGTCCCGACAGGGGCTGGAGGCAGTGTCCCGACGGGCGTCGCGGAGGCGCCGACGCGGCCGTTGCCGCATCGGGAGCGGGGGCGTAGTCCGCTGGGGGCCGAGCCCTACGGTCAGCCCTACGGCCCGTCGTACGGCCCGGGTCCGACGGAACCACCCCGGTCCGAGTCGGGGCCGACCGTCTCCGCACGCGGCCCCGGCGGGCCGGACCCGGATCCGCCGACGGCGCGCGTCGCGCCCCGTAAGCCGCGATTCCGGGCGACCGGCCCCGGAGTCGCGCCGGAGTCCGACGACACCGGGGAGGGCGACACCGGGGACGGCGACACCGGGAGGGCCGACATCAGGCAGGGCGAACCCAAGCAGGGCGAACCCAGGAGGGCCGACAACAAGCAGGGCAACACCAGGCAAGGCGACGCCAGGCAGGACGAACCCAGGAGGGGCGACATCGGGAAGGGCGAAGCCATATGACCGCACTGCAGCAGCCCGCACGCGCCGACGGTCCGAGCCGGCCGGCGGTGCGCGTCCCGTTCCCGGTCGTGGACGAGGTCGCCCGGCACTGCCTCCAGGAGGAGGAGCCGGAGACGGTGCACATCGAGGTGCACCTTCCGGGGCGGCTGGACGCGGGGCGCCTGCGTACGGCCTTCGCTCAGGCGCTGCGCCGGCATCCCCGCATCCTCATGCGGGAGGCGCCGGGGCCGTGGTACCGGCGCCGGTACGAGTGGGAGCTGACGGCAGAGCCGGACGTGGAGGTGGTGAGCTTTCCGGCGCCCGGGCGGGACGAGTTGCGGGATGCGCGGACGCGGGCGCTGACGGAGGCGCCGCCGCTGTCCCTGTCGCCGCCGATACGGCTGGAGGTGGTGGAGGGAAGCGGGCCGGTCGAGGGGAGCGAGGCGACTGACGCCGTAGGTGTACAGCCGCACGGAGCCGACGGTCCGCAGCCATGCCCACGCCCAGCACAAGGAACCGTCCTCTTCCTCACCATCAACCACACCGCCCTCGACGGCCCCGCCTGCCTCCGCGTCCTCGCCACCGCCGCGGAGCTGTACGGCGGCCGGGACAACTCGCCCGCCGCCCCACCCACCCGTACGACGGAAACCCCACCGCCCCCCGAAGCGACCCCGTCCAACTGGTCACCCCCCGCCCGCGTAGCCCCCGGCACCCCCGAACCCTCCCCCGGCAACGGCATGCTCGTCACCGAACTCCCCCTCCCGCACCGCCCCAAGGGCTCCCCCTACACGGTCAACGACCAGCTCATGGTCACCACGGCCCTGACCCTCGCCCACTGGAACAGAGAACACGGCGCCCGCCCCCGGCACCTGCGCATCACCATGCCCGTCGACGACCGCCCCCGCGACGCCACCATGCCCATCGGCAACGGCACCCGGCTCGTCGAAGTCCCCTTCATCCCCGAGGAGTTGGCGGCCCACGCCCCGGCCGACATGCCCGCCCTCCTGCACCGCACGGCCACCCGAACCCGCGCCCTCAAGTCCCTACCCCGCCCCCAACTCGGCCACGGAGCGGCCCTCCTCACCGCCCCGATCACCCCCGTCTCCTGGCGAGCGGCGCTCACCCGGGGCCTGCGCAGAGCCGCCGCGCCCTGGACCTCCACCACCCTGCTCAGCAACATCGGCCGGATCCCCTACCCCCTGGACTTCGGCGAGGAGGCCGGCCGCGCGCACGCCGTGTGGTTCTCGGCGCCCGCCCGGATGCCCCGCGGCCTCACCGTCACCACCGCCTCCACCGCGGGCCGCCTGCACCTCGCCCTGCGCTGGTCCCGCGCCCTGCTCAGCCACGGCGACGGGGCCCACCTGCGGGACCTGTTCGAGCACTACCTGCACACGACGGAGGTGAGCCCGTGACGACCACCCCGGCGAAACCCCCCGAACTGCGCGACTTCTACGAGAACCCCGCCGTCCCCGTCGCCTCCGGCACCCCCCGCAGCCGCCGCCAGGCCCGCATGCTCGCCGAGGCCCTGGGACCGGCGTCCCCCGGCCGGACCCGCACGATCCTCGACATCGGCTGCGGCGACGGCACCGCCGCGGCCACCGCCGCCCCCTTCCTCCCCGGCCACCGCATCGTCGGCATCGACTGGTCCCAGGACGCCCTGCGCCGGGCCCGCACCCGGATCCCGTACGCCGTCCGCGGTGAACTCACCGGCGGCGGGCTGCCGTTCAGGTCCGGCGCAGCCGACGCCGTGCTGTTCAGCGAGGTGATCGAGCACCTCGTCGACCCGGACGCCGCGCTGGACGAGATCCGCCGCGTGCTGCGTCCCGGCGGCCACCTCATGCTCTCCACCCCGAACCTGGCCGCCTGGTACAACCGCGCCCTGCTGCTCGCCGGGGTGCAGCCGGTGTTCTCGGAGGTCAGCCTGCGGGCGATCCACGGCCGGCCGGGACGTGAGGTCGTGGGGCATCTACGGCTCTACACCGCCCGTGCGCTACGGGAGTTCGTGGCCGCGTCCGGATTCGAGGTCGTACGCCTCGCGGGCGCGCCCTTCCACGGCGTACCTCGTCCGCTGCGTCCCCTCGACCGGCTGGCCTGCGCAAGGCCCTCGCTCGCGTCGATCCTGCTGCTGCACGCGCGGCGGGCCTAGGGGGCGTGGACCATGTGGTGGGGAGTGGCCGCGGCCCTGATCGCGAACACCCTGTACAGCCTCGGTTTCGTCCTGGAGAAACGGGCGCTCACCGCCCTCCCGCAGGTGAGCATCCGGCAACCCGCCCGGCTGTTGCGGCTGGTGCTCGGCAGCCCGCTGTGGATCGGCGGCTCGCTCGCCCTCGCCGCCGGTTTCGGAGCGCAGCTCGTCGTCTACCGCACGCTGCCGATCGCCGCCGCGCAGGGCATCTTCGTCTCCGGGCTCGTGCTGCTCGTGCTGCTCTCGGCGCGGCTGCTGGGCGAGGAGACCAGCGGGCGGGAGCGGTACGCGATCGGCGCGATCCTCGCCGCGCTGCTGATGGTGGTGCTGTCGCTGCGGGACGAACCCGACGGCGGGGAGACCGTCGGCCGGGCGGCCCCGTATCCGCTGATCCTGCTGGTGTGCGTGCCGTCGCTGGCGGCGGGCGTGTGGCTGTACAACTCCGCCGAGCGCAGGGCCCGGCACCGGCACCGGCTGCCGACGACCGGCGTCGAGTACGGCGTGGCGGTGGGGCTGCTGTACGGGGTCAGTTCGCTCGCCATCAAAGGGGTGTCGAGCTACCTGACGGCGACCGGAATCGGCGGCGCGCTCCTCGACCTGCTCCGCTCCCCGTACCCGTATCTCCTCCTCTTCACCGGCGCCTTCGGGCTGGTCATGTCGCAGGCGGCGCTGCAACGCTGCCGGGCCTCGCTGATCGTGCCGGTGTGCACGACGGTGACGTCCCTGTACACGGCCGTGCTCGGCACGCTGTCGTTCGGCGAG of the Streptomyces sp. T12 genome contains:
- a CDS encoding DUF3367 domain-containing protein produces the protein MTTTTVQAPPPAAVPTSAPASGPPEGPRSRRWLLGFWAVVFVLLLAVQPGRQTFDTKLGVTVDPGRFLSDLGQLWSDQGSFGGIQNQYSGYLWPMLPFYWLADVVRLPVWLAERLWLSLIVSVAFWGALRLAERLRVGSGGSRLVAAVAYALWPVFTIVVGSTSAAALPGAFLPWVLLPLTNERYAARVAALRSALIIPFMGGVNAASTLASLLPVGLYLLSRPPGPRQRKLIAWWVPGVVLATAWWVIPLLLLGTYGENFLPYVESSQTTTETMSATEALRGAGNWVAYLHFGEAWLPAGWTVASSVVVIVCSALAAGLGLAGLARRDMPERRWLVLTVVTVALILLAGYGGAFGAPFHGVVQDWLDGGLVPFRNIYKFQTGLALALVLGLAHLAGVAAEARGARPVRGRRFAPLIAAVLVLPGLMWPYLNGSILNPGSFKEIPKYWQATADWMEKYSPDARALVVPATAHGIYTWGSTIDQPLDVVAGSRWAQRDYVPFGTPGNRRAMDAVEQALTSGGEVPGLADYLSRAGVYYVVVRNDLDPDQIGQVPTTTVKRTLEQSGYERVTGLGPIMTGGTIAPGTPLQVEGLYPRQRAVEIYKPVSADVPRPHQAGLQPVSDTAVVSGGPEALLPLASRLRGRASVLTGDNHPGLGSPQVQVVGDGLRRADTRFGLINAGTSYTYTRSERNAPDAAQDAGETPHQILPTTGLDHQTVAELRGARSVTASSYGSWLFHLPQFDPVNAFDGNPDTAWTEGSEGSPDGEWLRIAFAGGSYDMPSSFKVAPLPQEGVREAPTRVRVETEKGSVSSFLRPDGSAQSVKAPAGATSWMKLTITDSVSRRSGLTGAGFSEIALPDVQVTRLLRLPTDAEDSGAAAEIVSLSRAADPTGLSPTGTEAGLHRSFATSTAGTYEMRASAVPVAGEELDRLLYEVAPDQQNRIVATADSTARLGTGLSPRNLTDGDLTTAWIAGDRPTIHLRWPGKQAVGEIVLAPAGGLTTRPTEVNISSPDGAVIAGVDENGWVRFPSITTDRLDITITQTAPLTLYNPMVGEDLQLPAGLTEAYIPALDQYRTPQPRDSRPFSLPCGKGPVVSVDGELYETSARGTVRDLMERRQIDVTLCQRGRDDAELSLSAGDHRVEAGDGGPLTLTDVTLTRGTVAEAATAGRDLEIRDWLGDRRAVTVGSGAASYLTTYENFNDGWRATLNGKELSPVRLDGWQQGWRIPAGAGGTVELSYEPAVMYEGGLIGSAVALALLAGLALWRRRAPNPDEPQVAPPLPGLWLGTVAVTVVGVFIAGWFALLVPALAVVAWRRHALLVPIAATTLAGAGIAAAVGAGEPVGMEEGAFGPAAQLLALIGLFAGVVGVREREGAAGVPAVAGGGVPAGAGGGVPAGAGGGVPAGAGGGLPAGAGGSAPAGAGGSVPTGAGGRVPTGAGGSVPTGVAEAPTRPLPHRERGRSPLGAEPYGQPYGPSYGPGPTEPPRSESGPTVSARGPGGPDPDPPTARVAPRKPRFRATGPGVAPESDDTGEGDTGDGDTGRADIRQGEPKQGEPRRADNKQGNTRQGDARQDEPRRGDIGKGEAI
- a CDS encoding condensation protein; translation: MTALQQPARADGPSRPAVRVPFPVVDEVARHCLQEEEPETVHIEVHLPGRLDAGRLRTAFAQALRRHPRILMREAPGPWYRRRYEWELTAEPDVEVVSFPAPGRDELRDARTRALTEAPPLSLSPPIRLEVVEGSGPVEGSEATDAVGVQPHGADGPQPCPRPAQGTVLFLTINHTALDGPACLRVLATAAELYGGRDNSPAAPPTRTTETPPPPEATPSNWSPPARVAPGTPEPSPGNGMLVTELPLPHRPKGSPYTVNDQLMVTTALTLAHWNREHGARPRHLRITMPVDDRPRDATMPIGNGTRLVEVPFIPEELAAHAPADMPALLHRTATRTRALKSLPRPQLGHGAALLTAPITPVSWRAALTRGLRRAAAPWTSTTLLSNIGRIPYPLDFGEEAGRAHAVWFSAPARMPRGLTVTTASTAGRLHLALRWSRALLSHGDGAHLRDLFEHYLHTTEVSP
- a CDS encoding bifunctional 2-polyprenyl-6-hydroxyphenol methylase/3-demethylubiquinol 3-O-methyltransferase UbiG → MTTTPAKPPELRDFYENPAVPVASGTPRSRRQARMLAEALGPASPGRTRTILDIGCGDGTAAATAAPFLPGHRIVGIDWSQDALRRARTRIPYAVRGELTGGGLPFRSGAADAVLFSEVIEHLVDPDAALDEIRRVLRPGGHLMLSTPNLAAWYNRALLLAGVQPVFSEVSLRAIHGRPGREVVGHLRLYTARALREFVAASGFEVVRLAGAPFHGVPRPLRPLDRLACARPSLASILLLHARRA